In one Oligoflexia bacterium genomic region, the following are encoded:
- a CDS encoding S8 family peptidase: MKHLLLISVFIFFSHNVNATEYIIKFKSSINQNSLQTLETLNVKIVSTIPQLNMAVASGSLQNLKALTNEHSSVIEYIEKNGIIKLDDSPQLFGGSWENEAKQMWNMEAIKLKDAFKITHGDRNVIVAVSDTGTYLEHRELKDNLWKNKGEIGLDAQGKDKSKNKIDDDGNGYVDDVFGYNFEANSSLPRENHYHGTHVAGTIGALGGNGSIIGVSGNVSLMTVKFIAPNGEGSDAAAIKSIVYAVDNGARVINCSWGTSEFVQSLYDAIVYAQKKGVLIVAAAGNSGKNHDKYPHYPSGFDLANVISVTATNNAGGKLAYFSNYGAATVSIAAPGDRVNSTFSPMYQTTSCGSGSGLSHYYCELSGTSMAAPHVTGALAMVYAVNPKLNYIQARDIVLSTASPSIHLKDKVITGGQLDVAAAVKKAQTTLK; the protein is encoded by the coding sequence GTGAAACATCTATTACTAATAAGTGTTTTTATATTTTTCTCACATAATGTTAATGCCACAGAATATATTATTAAGTTTAAGAGCTCTATTAATCAGAACTCCCTTCAAACTTTAGAAACCTTAAACGTTAAAATTGTATCCACGATTCCACAGCTCAATATGGCCGTAGCCTCGGGGTCATTGCAAAATCTTAAAGCCCTCACAAATGAACACTCATCAGTAATTGAGTACATCGAGAAAAACGGAATCATTAAACTTGATGATTCGCCCCAACTTTTTGGCGGGTCATGGGAAAATGAAGCGAAGCAAATGTGGAACATGGAAGCCATAAAGCTTAAAGATGCATTTAAAATCACCCACGGTGATCGCAATGTCATCGTTGCCGTTTCTGATACGGGTACTTACTTAGAGCATCGCGAACTAAAAGATAATCTCTGGAAAAATAAAGGCGAAATCGGTTTAGATGCTCAGGGAAAAGATAAGTCAAAAAATAAAATAGATGATGATGGTAACGGTTATGTCGACGACGTGTTTGGCTATAACTTTGAAGCCAATTCAAGTTTACCACGAGAAAACCATTATCACGGTACCCACGTTGCTGGCACTATTGGTGCCCTTGGTGGTAACGGTAGCATTATAGGTGTTTCTGGAAATGTCAGCCTGATGACAGTGAAATTCATTGCACCAAACGGCGAAGGCAGTGATGCAGCAGCTATAAAATCTATTGTTTATGCTGTTGATAACGGAGCTCGCGTTATTAATTGCAGTTGGGGTACGTCCGAATTTGTTCAATCACTCTATGATGCTATTGTTTATGCGCAGAAAAAAGGTGTACTCATTGTTGCGGCTGCCGGAAATTCTGGTAAAAACCATGATAAGTATCCTCATTATCCTTCAGGCTTTGATCTTGCTAATGTTATCAGTGTTACTGCCACAAATAATGCAGGTGGTAAGCTCGCCTATTTTTCAAACTACGGTGCAGCCACAGTTAGCATTGCAGCCCCAGGTGATAGAGTGAATAGTACTTTTAGTCCAATGTATCAAACGACATCATGTGGAAGCGGCTCCGGATTATCTCATTACTATTGCGAACTCAGTGGTACCTCGATGGCAGCTCCTCATGTTACTGGCGCACTTGCAATGGTATACGCTGTTAATCCAAAGCTTAATTATATTCAAGCTAGAGACATTGTCTTATCAACAGCATCGCCAAGCATACACTTGAAAGACAAAGTCATTACCGGCGGTCAACTTGACGTTGCGGCTGCAGTTAAAAAAGCACAGACGACATTGAAGTGA
- a CDS encoding YheU family protein — protein MSSISTEALDKIIDHFILREGTDYGATELPHESKVARVKKQLAAGKIKIVYDPNDETVSLMNEIDWKKQISLLNQNLN, from the coding sequence ATGAGCTCCATAAGTACTGAAGCCTTAGATAAAATAATCGATCATTTTATTTTACGCGAAGGTACAGACTATGGAGCCACGGAGCTTCCCCACGAATCAAAAGTGGCAAGGGTTAAAAAACAACTAGCTGCTGGAAAAATAAAAATCGTTTATGATCCGAATGATGAGACAGTAAGTCTTATGAATGAAATCGATTGGAAAAAACAAATCAGTCTTTTAAATCAAAATTTAAATTAA